The proteins below are encoded in one region of Bos indicus x Bos taurus breed Angus x Brahman F1 hybrid chromosome 2, Bos_hybrid_MaternalHap_v2.0, whole genome shotgun sequence:
- the ACADL gene encoding long-chain specific acyl-CoA dehydrogenase, mitochondrial isoform X3, which yields MGDCRHRSGSTLRRQVPGRLRDALRAGPGCSHSGGEERLETSSAKKLTDIGTRRIFSLEHDIFRESVRKFFQEEVIPYHAEWEKAGEVSRELWEKAGKQGLLGINIADHHGGIGGDLYSSAIVWEEQAYSNCTGPGFGLHSDIVMPYITNYGSEEQIKRFIPEMVAGKCIGAIAMTEPGAGSDLQGIRTNAKKDGSDWILNGSKVFVTNGWLCDIVIVVAITNREAHSPAHGISLFLVENGMKGFIKGRKLDKIGLKAQDTAEFFFEDVRLPAGALLGEENKGYYYLMQELPQTVKHKLAELKTSICVTRAFVDSCLQLHRVKRLDVATAAMAKYWASDLQNRVAYDCLQLHGGWGYMFEYPIAKAYVDARVQTIYGGTNEIMKELIAREIIHDQ from the exons atgttCTCATTCTGGAGGTGAAGAACGTCTAGAAACTTCTTCTGCTAAAAAATTAACAGATATAGGAACTAGAAGAATCTTCTCTTTAGAGCATGACATTTTCCGGGAAAGTGTAAGGAAGTTTTTTCAAGAAGAAGTGATTCCTTATCATGCAGA ATGGGAGAAAGCTGGAGAAGTGAGTAGGGAGCTTTGGGAAAAAGCTGGAAAACAAGGACTACTTGGTATCAATATTGCAGATCACCATGGTGGCATTGGGGGGGACTTGTATTCATCAGCTATTGTTTGGGAGGAGCA agcATATTCAAATTGTACAGGCCCAGGTTTTGGTCTTCATTCAGATATCGTCATGCCCTATATTACAAACTATGGTTCAGAAGAACAGATTAAGCGCTTCATCCCTGAGATGGTTGCAGGGAAATGTATTGGTGCCATAGCAATGACAGAGCCTGGGGCTGGAAG TGATTTGCAAGGAATAAGAACAAATGCCAAAAAGGATGGAAGTGACTGGATTCTCAATGGAAGCAAG GTATTTGTCACTAATGGGTGGCTGTGTGACATTGTGATCGTAGTAGCGATCACAAATCGAGAGGCTCACTCTCCTGCCCATGGCATTAGCCTTTTTCTGGTGGAAAATGGAATGAAAGGATTTATCAAGGGACGAAAGCTAGATAAAATTGGACTAAAAGCCCAG GATACTGCAGAATTTTTCTTTGAAGATGTACGGTTGCCAGCAGGTGCCCTACTTGGAGAAGAGAATAAAGGCTACTATTACCTCATGCAAGAGCTTCCACAG ACGGTGAAGCATAAGCTAGCAGAATTAAAAACATCCATATGTGTAACCAGAGCTTTTGTGGACAGCTGTCTCCAGCTGCACAGAGTGAAACGTCTGGACGTTGCCACTGCTGCCATGGCGAAATACTG GGCATCTGATTTGCAAAACAGAGTAGCTTATGACTGTTTGCAGCTGCATGGAGGTTGGGGATACATGTTTGAGTATCCCATTGCAAA AGCTTATGTGGATGCCCGTGTCCAGACAATCTATGGTGGTACCAATGAAATAATGAAGGAGCTGATTGCAAGAGAGATCATCCATGACCAGTAG
- the ACADL gene encoding long-chain specific acyl-CoA dehydrogenase, mitochondrial isoform X1, producing MGDCRHRSGSTLRRQVPGRLRDALRAGPGCSHSGGEERLETSSAKKLTDIGTRRIFSLEHDIFRESVRKFFQEEVIPYHAEWEKAGEVSRELWEKAGKQGLLGINIADHHGGIGGDLYSSAIVWEEQAYSNCTGPGFGLHSDIVMPYITNYGSEEQIKRFIPEMVAGKCIGAIAMTEPGAGSDLQGIRTNAKKDGSDWILNGSKVFVTNGWLCDIVIVVAITNREAHSPAHGISLFLVENGMKGFIKGRKLDKIGLKAQDTAEFFFEDVRLPAGALLGEENKGYYYLMQELPQERLLISEIAVSASEFMFEETRDYVKQRKAFGKTVADLQTVKHKLAELKTSICVTRAFVDSCLQLHRVKRLDVATAAMAKYWASDLQNRVAYDCLQLHGGWGYMFEYPIAKAYVDARVQTIYGGTNEIMKELIAREIIHDQ from the exons atgttCTCATTCTGGAGGTGAAGAACGTCTAGAAACTTCTTCTGCTAAAAAATTAACAGATATAGGAACTAGAAGAATCTTCTCTTTAGAGCATGACATTTTCCGGGAAAGTGTAAGGAAGTTTTTTCAAGAAGAAGTGATTCCTTATCATGCAGA ATGGGAGAAAGCTGGAGAAGTGAGTAGGGAGCTTTGGGAAAAAGCTGGAAAACAAGGACTACTTGGTATCAATATTGCAGATCACCATGGTGGCATTGGGGGGGACTTGTATTCATCAGCTATTGTTTGGGAGGAGCA agcATATTCAAATTGTACAGGCCCAGGTTTTGGTCTTCATTCAGATATCGTCATGCCCTATATTACAAACTATGGTTCAGAAGAACAGATTAAGCGCTTCATCCCTGAGATGGTTGCAGGGAAATGTATTGGTGCCATAGCAATGACAGAGCCTGGGGCTGGAAG TGATTTGCAAGGAATAAGAACAAATGCCAAAAAGGATGGAAGTGACTGGATTCTCAATGGAAGCAAG GTATTTGTCACTAATGGGTGGCTGTGTGACATTGTGATCGTAGTAGCGATCACAAATCGAGAGGCTCACTCTCCTGCCCATGGCATTAGCCTTTTTCTGGTGGAAAATGGAATGAAAGGATTTATCAAGGGACGAAAGCTAGATAAAATTGGACTAAAAGCCCAG GATACTGCAGAATTTTTCTTTGAAGATGTACGGTTGCCAGCAGGTGCCCTACTTGGAGAAGAGAATAAAGGCTACTATTACCTCATGCAAGAGCTTCCACAG GAAAGGCTGTTAATTTCCGAGATAGCAGTTTCAGCCAGTGAATTCATGTTTGAGGAAACCAGGGACTACGTTAAACAAAGAAAAGCTTTTGGAAAGACAGTTGCAGATTTACAG ACGGTGAAGCATAAGCTAGCAGAATTAAAAACATCCATATGTGTAACCAGAGCTTTTGTGGACAGCTGTCTCCAGCTGCACAGAGTGAAACGTCTGGACGTTGCCACTGCTGCCATGGCGAAATACTG GGCATCTGATTTGCAAAACAGAGTAGCTTATGACTGTTTGCAGCTGCATGGAGGTTGGGGATACATGTTTGAGTATCCCATTGCAAA AGCTTATGTGGATGCCCGTGTCCAGACAATCTATGGTGGTACCAATGAAATAATGAAGGAGCTGATTGCAAGAGAGATCATCCATGACCAGTAG
- the ACADL gene encoding long-chain specific acyl-CoA dehydrogenase, mitochondrial isoform X4, with the protein MGDCRHRSGSTLRRQVPGRLRDALRAGPGCSHSGGEERLETSSAKKLTDIGTRRIFSLEHDIFRESVRKFFQEEVIPYHAEWEKAGEVSRELWEKAGKQGLLGINIADHHGGIGGDLYSSAIVWEEQAYSNCTGPGFGLHSDIVMPYITNYGSEEQIKRFIPEMVAGKCIGAIAMTEPGAGSDLQGIRTNAKKDGSDWILNGSKVFVTNGWLCDIVIVVAITNREAHSPAHGISLFLVENGMKGFIKGRKLDKIGLKAQTVKHKLAELKTSICVTRAFVDSCLQLHRVKRLDVATAAMAKYWASDLQNRVAYDCLQLHGGWGYMFEYPIAKAYVDARVQTIYGGTNEIMKELIAREIIHDQ; encoded by the exons atgttCTCATTCTGGAGGTGAAGAACGTCTAGAAACTTCTTCTGCTAAAAAATTAACAGATATAGGAACTAGAAGAATCTTCTCTTTAGAGCATGACATTTTCCGGGAAAGTGTAAGGAAGTTTTTTCAAGAAGAAGTGATTCCTTATCATGCAGA ATGGGAGAAAGCTGGAGAAGTGAGTAGGGAGCTTTGGGAAAAAGCTGGAAAACAAGGACTACTTGGTATCAATATTGCAGATCACCATGGTGGCATTGGGGGGGACTTGTATTCATCAGCTATTGTTTGGGAGGAGCA agcATATTCAAATTGTACAGGCCCAGGTTTTGGTCTTCATTCAGATATCGTCATGCCCTATATTACAAACTATGGTTCAGAAGAACAGATTAAGCGCTTCATCCCTGAGATGGTTGCAGGGAAATGTATTGGTGCCATAGCAATGACAGAGCCTGGGGCTGGAAG TGATTTGCAAGGAATAAGAACAAATGCCAAAAAGGATGGAAGTGACTGGATTCTCAATGGAAGCAAG GTATTTGTCACTAATGGGTGGCTGTGTGACATTGTGATCGTAGTAGCGATCACAAATCGAGAGGCTCACTCTCCTGCCCATGGCATTAGCCTTTTTCTGGTGGAAAATGGAATGAAAGGATTTATCAAGGGACGAAAGCTAGATAAAATTGGACTAAAAGCCCAG ACGGTGAAGCATAAGCTAGCAGAATTAAAAACATCCATATGTGTAACCAGAGCTTTTGTGGACAGCTGTCTCCAGCTGCACAGAGTGAAACGTCTGGACGTTGCCACTGCTGCCATGGCGAAATACTG GGCATCTGATTTGCAAAACAGAGTAGCTTATGACTGTTTGCAGCTGCATGGAGGTTGGGGATACATGTTTGAGTATCCCATTGCAAA AGCTTATGTGGATGCCCGTGTCCAGACAATCTATGGTGGTACCAATGAAATAATGAAGGAGCTGATTGCAAGAGAGATCATCCATGACCAGTAG
- the ACADL gene encoding long-chain specific acyl-CoA dehydrogenase, mitochondrial isoform X2 — protein MAKRLLRGTLRLWGGRAAPCLPPASRCSHSGGEERLETSSAKKLTDIGTRRIFSLEHDIFRESVRKFFQEEVIPYHAEWEKAGEVSRELWEKAGKQGLLGINIADHHGGIGGDLYSSAIVWEEQAYSNCTGPGFGLHSDIVMPYITNYGSEEQIKRFIPEMVAGKCIGAIAMTEPGAGSDLQGIRTNAKKDGSDWILNGSKVFVTNGWLCDIVIVVAITNREAHSPAHGISLFLVENGMKGFIKGRKLDKIGLKAQDTAEFFFEDVRLPAGALLGEENKGYYYLMQELPQERLLISEIAVSASEFMFEETRDYVKQRKAFGKTVADLQTVKHKLAELKTSICVTRAFVDSCLQLHRVKRLDVATAAMAKYWASDLQNRVAYDCLQLHGGWGYMFEYPIAKAYVDARVQTIYGGTNEIMKELIAREIIHDQ, from the exons atgttCTCATTCTGGAGGTGAAGAACGTCTAGAAACTTCTTCTGCTAAAAAATTAACAGATATAGGAACTAGAAGAATCTTCTCTTTAGAGCATGACATTTTCCGGGAAAGTGTAAGGAAGTTTTTTCAAGAAGAAGTGATTCCTTATCATGCAGA ATGGGAGAAAGCTGGAGAAGTGAGTAGGGAGCTTTGGGAAAAAGCTGGAAAACAAGGACTACTTGGTATCAATATTGCAGATCACCATGGTGGCATTGGGGGGGACTTGTATTCATCAGCTATTGTTTGGGAGGAGCA agcATATTCAAATTGTACAGGCCCAGGTTTTGGTCTTCATTCAGATATCGTCATGCCCTATATTACAAACTATGGTTCAGAAGAACAGATTAAGCGCTTCATCCCTGAGATGGTTGCAGGGAAATGTATTGGTGCCATAGCAATGACAGAGCCTGGGGCTGGAAG TGATTTGCAAGGAATAAGAACAAATGCCAAAAAGGATGGAAGTGACTGGATTCTCAATGGAAGCAAG GTATTTGTCACTAATGGGTGGCTGTGTGACATTGTGATCGTAGTAGCGATCACAAATCGAGAGGCTCACTCTCCTGCCCATGGCATTAGCCTTTTTCTGGTGGAAAATGGAATGAAAGGATTTATCAAGGGACGAAAGCTAGATAAAATTGGACTAAAAGCCCAG GATACTGCAGAATTTTTCTTTGAAGATGTACGGTTGCCAGCAGGTGCCCTACTTGGAGAAGAGAATAAAGGCTACTATTACCTCATGCAAGAGCTTCCACAG GAAAGGCTGTTAATTTCCGAGATAGCAGTTTCAGCCAGTGAATTCATGTTTGAGGAAACCAGGGACTACGTTAAACAAAGAAAAGCTTTTGGAAAGACAGTTGCAGATTTACAG ACGGTGAAGCATAAGCTAGCAGAATTAAAAACATCCATATGTGTAACCAGAGCTTTTGTGGACAGCTGTCTCCAGCTGCACAGAGTGAAACGTCTGGACGTTGCCACTGCTGCCATGGCGAAATACTG GGCATCTGATTTGCAAAACAGAGTAGCTTATGACTGTTTGCAGCTGCATGGAGGTTGGGGATACATGTTTGAGTATCCCATTGCAAA AGCTTATGTGGATGCCCGTGTCCAGACAATCTATGGTGGTACCAATGAAATAATGAAGGAGCTGATTGCAAGAGAGATCATCCATGACCAGTAG